The sequence CTGCGTCGGCGTTCCCTTCACAGCTTTTTTGGCTTTCTTCTTCTGTGCCAGCTCTTCAAGTACGTCCGCGCCCAGTTTTCCGTAGCTGGAGAGTTTTGTCGTCTCTCTGGAGACCTGTGCAGTCTCCTCGGCGGACGGGCGGTTTTTCTTTTTGATCCGCAGACCGCTGCGCTTGATCGGCGTTACCTCTTTGAGGGCCGGTTCCGTTTTCTGAACGACGGCAGCCGAGACGGGCTTCGGTTTCTTTTCCGCTTCTTTCGCTTCTTCGGCCTCCTCATTTTCAGCAGCCGCTGTTGCAGCTGCTTCGGACGGTGCCTCGGCCGCTTCTTCTTTGGTTTCGGCAGGTGCCGTCGCCTCTTCTTGTGCTTTCGCCGCTTTTTTCACGACGCGGACTTTCGGTTCCGGCGCAGCTGGCGTCGTACCGCTCATGATAAAGTTAGCGATCTTTTCCGCCTCTTCCATGGATACGGAGTTTGAAGCCGTTTTGACACTGTCGAGCCCCATCGCCTGGGCTTTTTCAACGACCTCTTTTGATGCGATACCCAATTCTTTGGCAATCTCGCTTACTCTAACTTTATCTGACATCCGTGATGATCTCCTTTAACTCGTTCAGCAGGCGCTCTGTCTCCCCGCTTTTACATTGGCGGGCGAGCGCTTTGGCAGTCTGTTTTGCAGTGAAACACTCCGGGCACAGATAAAAACTCCGTCCTGTCCCGCTGTAGGGGCGCAGGGAGCGCTCGGCGCATTGCAATCTCAACAGTTGATCCTGTGCTTCCCGTTTCCGGCAGCAGACGCACATGCGAACGGGACCCGAATAATTTTGGCGCATTATATCCAAAGTTTCCTTGAATGAGCGTTTCAGCGTTCCACCGTCAAACCGTTGTTGTCCAGGTTGAGAATTTTAACCGCGAACTGGGGAAAACGCTGTTCGAGCTTTGCAGCCAGTGCTGCTGCATCCTCGTCGTAGCACAGCGAAAAGAACGTCGAACCGCTTCCTGAAAGCGTACTCATCAGTGCTCCCTGTTCATACGCCGCCTTCTGGATCGTGAAAAGCTCCGGCATCATTTTCATCCGCGTTTTCTGGTGGAAACGGTCCTGTGTGGCGATCTTGAGCATCTCCCAATCCTCGTTGAAGAACGCCGCTACCGTCAGCGCCGCGTGCGAGACGTTGAAGACGGCGTTCTCTTTGCTGTAAGACTTCGGAAGCGTCGTACGCGACTTCGCCGTCGAGATCGGCTTGTCCGGGATAACTACGACCGCACGCAGGTAATCGGGCAGGTGTTTTTTCTGCGAGAAGACCTTGTTCTTCTCCACCGTGGCGACGTTGAAACCGCCCATGACCGCCGGCGTGATATTGTCCGGGTGCGATTCGTATACCAGGGCATGGTTCAGGATCCGGCGCTTGGAAACACGCACGCCCGCCGCCTCATGCGCCGTGGCAATGGCACTGACAATCACGGCCGAGGAGCTTCCAAGGCCCCTTGAAAGCGGGATGCTATTGTAAAACTGGAACTTGAAATTCTGTTTTTTGTGCGTCAGGCGCTGATAATGCTCATTGAAGATACTCACGAACATGTTGTTCCCCTTCAGACGGGGGTTGCTTTCACCTTCGCCCTTGATGGAAACGCTGAAAAAACGCGACGGTTTGAATTCGACCCGGTTGCGAAGGTCGACGGAAAGACCGAGGGTGTCGAAACCCGGTCCGAGGTTGGCGCTGGTCGCCGGAACGCTGATAATCAATCGTGCTCCTTAACCGACGGCTCCGATCCCGTAGTACGGCAGGGCATCGTCGGAAAAATCATTGAGATGCAGGTGGGACGGAAGGCTGAAATCCGCCTCAACCGGCGTTTCGAACTTTTGCGTCTTGATTGTATCCGCCATTTTAACGAAATAGAGCTTCCCAACGGCTTTGAGCGGACGGTTCCCGTTGAAGTAAAATGCATCGGCCGCAAGCAGGCGTGAACCCAGAACGATACTGAGGGTTTTGAGGTAGAGGTAAGCGATCTTGATCGCCATGAAGCTGCCGGGCCCCTTGGCATAGACGAGATTGCCGAGGGTGTACTTTTTCAGAATCGTCTCGAAGAGTTCCGGGAGGGAATCGGAGCTCTGCTTCGCACTCTCGTAACGCTCGACGAGCTCCCCGTCTTTGTAGATCCCGACGACGATCGGGGTGGTCAGCGCAATGACGACAGCATCATGCATATGCTTTGGCCATCGCCTTCGCTTCTGCCGTCGCGATCTCGACGACTTCGTAATTCGCGGGGTCTTTGAGCAGCTCGAGGGTCAACTTGTGGTTGAGGTCGTGGCTGCCGGCAAACGCCTCGTACTCCCCGATAAAGTTGATGCCGATCAGCGACATATCCCCGATGGCGTCGAGGATCTTGTGGCGGACGAATTCGTTGCTGTAGCGCAGCCCTTCCGGGTTGAGCACCTTTTTCTCGTCCAGGACGACGGCGTTCTCCAGGCTGCCGCCCAGGGCCAGCCCTTTGGAACGGAGGTACTGCACCTCGTGCAGGAAGCCGAAGGTACGGGCGCGGGCGATCTCCGCCTTGTAGGTTTCACGGCTGAAATCGAGGTCGAAATGCTGTTCGGAAATAACCGGGTGCTTGAACCGGATCGTGAAGTGGTAGCGCAGGTCGTTCGAAGGCATCAGCTTGACGTACTTGTCGCCCTCTTTGATCGTCACTTCCTTCTTGATCCGCATAATACGCTTGGGCGCATCCTGTTCGACCGTTTCCGCCTCATCCAGCAGGAGGCAGAAGCTCGCGCTGGAGCCGTCCATGACGGGAACTTCGTCCGCGTCGACGATAATGCGGAGGTTGTCGATACCATAGGCGTAGACGGCGGAGAGGAGATGCTCGATCGTGGAGATGACGTACCCGTCTTTGCCGATCACCGTCGCCATCTGCGTATCGACGACGTTTTCGGGTTTGAGGGGAATGGAGACGCCGACATCCTTGCGGACGAAGACGATCCCGCTGTCCGCTTCGAGGGGTTCGAGGCGGAGGCGGACCGGAGAGCCTTTGTGCAAGCCGATTCCCACCAGTTCAACCGGTTTTGCGATCGTCGTCTGTTTCATGCGTCCCCCTTAGGTGCAGCTGTTTGTGGCATTATAGCCAATAAACGTGAATAAATTGTGATAAACCCGCGCTCCCGCCCCTTAGCGGCGGCGGTCGATCACCTTCTTCGCCTCTTTGATGACGTCGGTGACATTGAGGCGGATCCACTGCTTGTCCATCCACTCTTCCGGGCGTACTTCGACACCCTGGACCAGGACGCCGAAGTGGAGGTGGTCTCCCATGGCATAACCCGTCATCCCCGTATTGGCGATGTGCGTTCCCGCATCGACGTGTTCGCCCTGGGTGACGTTGACGTTCGAACAGTGGCCGTAAAGCGTATAGAGCCCGAGGCCGTGGGCGAGGATCGGCATATTCCCGTAAATGCCGTTCTCATCGGCAAAAACGATCTCGGAGGGGTTCTGGATCTTGATCTTGCCCATTTTCACGCTGGCGAGGTCAAGCCCCAGGTGCCAGGATTCGCTGACCTTTTCACCGTTGTAGTAGTAGAGACGGTGGTCGCCGAAACTTGCGACCACCTGGCCGTTGCGCAGCGGATAGAAAGGCTGCTGCGCGAAACCGTCGACCTGGGTCTCGCCGACTTTCGAGGTGATGTTATGGATCAGCTCCTCATTCTGGGCCCGCATGGTCTCGTTCACATAGCGAAAACGTTCGATCATGTCGGCATTGGCCGGGGCACCGTACATCTGCGCGAGGTCGGAGACCTTGCCGTTGAGGAAATGGTCGCTGAGCTTGATCTTGGAGACGTGGTACTGCTTCTCCTGGAGGTGCAGCGGGATGTACGCCTTGGCACGGTTGCCCGCGACGTCGGTAGCGATGACATAGGCCCGGAAGCGTTCGGCGGTCACCGGCCACGCGATCAGCGCGACATAGTAGTTTGTCGCATAGAAGGGTTCCGCTTTGAAACGGCGTCCGAAACTCGTCTCGACATAGAGCTCTTCAAGGTTCTCGTCCTCGGCTTCAAAGACGACAAGGGCCGACCCGCCCTGCGTGATCTTGTAGGAGTTGGCAATGATGCCGACTTTAGGACGATGGGCGTCGATCTTCAGGGTCACGCGCTGAACGGCACGGTTACCGGCAAAGAAGTTCCAGCGGCTGGCATCGCGCGCTTCCACTTCCAGGGTCACGACATCGGTCTGTTTGCCGATCGTCCGTGCCGGGACCTGCAGCTCGAACTGCTTCGACATCTCCGGTGTAGGCATCTTCGCCTCGGAGAGGATCGTCTGGTTGCTGCCGCTGATGAGAGTGATCTTGTATTCGAGAATGCCGCTCTGGTCGTCAATGGAGACCTTGAGCGGAGCTTCACCGTTCCAGTAGCCGCTGTTCTCGATACGGATATCCGGGACATCGCGTTCGAACGCATCGGACGTATAGAGGTAGACAGCCCCCCCGATGGTTGCCAGCAGGATGCTCAAAAACATAATCCCGCCGTACCCTTTTTTTCTTCGTCTCATTCCAACTCCTTTTCAATTATGTCAACAACTTTGGCCGTCAAAGCTTCCATGGTCGTTCCGGTCGCCGTAAAGCCCGATGCAAAATGGTGACCGCCCCCGCCGAATGCCGCCGCGATCACGCCGACGTCGATGCCGTCATCCGTACGGAGCGCTGCTTTGAGCGAACCGTCTTCGCGCTCGCAAAGCATCAAAACGACGCTGACCGTCGGCAGTCCGAGGACCTCCTGCAAAACGTCGTCGCAGGCCGTCTCCTCTGCGCCGCTCTGTGCGAACATCTCCCGGGTCACCTGCAGCAGCGCAATACGCGCATCGCTCAGAAGGAAGAGCCCGGAGAGTATCAGCGCCTTCAGGCGCAGGTTCGAAAGCGGCCGGCGCAGAAAAAGTGCCCGGTTGACCGAGGCAACCTCGGCACCGGCCCGGGCAAGTTCCGCAGCCATCTCAAAGACCGATGCATCCGTCCGGCGGCTCATGAACCCCAGGGTATCTTCGGCGATCCCGGCATAAAGCGCCGTCGCCATCTTGGCATTGATTTTGATCCCTTCGGACTTGAACCATGCCATCAGGACGGCCGTGGTACTGGCCGCTTCCTTGTCAATAAGCTTAATATGGCCGAACCCGTCGCTGTTGCTGTGGTGATCGACATTGATCACTGCACACTTCGGCAGGACGCCCAGGCGCTCGGAATCGCCGCAGTCGAACGCAATGGCCAGGTCGGCCGTATCACTCCAGCGTGACGTGATCTTATCCGCCCACGGTAAACAGAACAATCGTTCATCAATGGTTTCACTGGCGCAAAAGAGCGTCACGCGTTTGTGCAGCCGAAGCAGATGGGCGTACATGGCGCATGCGCTGCCCAGGGAATCCGCATCCGGATATACGTGTGCGATGAGTGCGATATGCTCCGCCGCTTCGATCGCTTCGCGCATCAGTCCATTTTCATGGAGAGGTCGATCCAGTTGGCCTGGTGGATCAGGGAACCGGTACTGATGGCATCGACACCCGTGGCCGCATAGGACTCGATCGTTTCGAGGGAGATGTTCCCGCTGGCTTCGAGCTTGATGTAGGGGAAGTTCGTATTTTTGTAGACGACCACTTCACGCAGCTGCACGGGGGTCATGTTGTCGCACATGACGATATCGGCCCGCACGTCCATCGCCTTCTTCGCCATCTCGAAAGTCTCCGCCTCGATCTCGATCTTGGCCGTGTAGGGGATCTTTTTGCGGGCCTCGGCCATAAAAGCGTCGAGGTCCTTGATCGTGCGCAGGTGGGTGTCTTTGAGCATCAGACAGTCATCGAGCCCCATGCGGTGGTTCACCGCCCCGCCGATGCGTGTCGCGTACTTTTCAAAGTTGCGGAGCATCGGGCGCGTTTTGCGCGTATCGAGCAGCTTGGTGCCGTAGGGTTCGATCAGGTCGACGTACTGGCGGGTCAGCGTCGCGATCGAGCTGGCATGCAGCATCATGTTGAGAATCGTGCGTTCGCAGCGCAGGAGGGTATGCGAATCCCCGCTGAAGTGGGCGATCACGTCCCCTTTACTAAAGCGCTCCCCCTCCTTGACGAACCATTTGACATAAATGCTTTCCATCTTTGCCAGGGTGTCGACGTAGAGCACACCGGCCAGGACACCGTCGCTTTTTGCATAGATCTTGGCCGACGCCTCGATAGCCTCCGAGACCCTGGCATAGAGATCCCCGCGGCCGACATCCTCGGCCATCGTCTCTTCGATAAAACGTTCGATATTCACAGCGCCATCATCCGATCAAGGGCAACCTTGGCCCATTTGCGCGTCTCTTCGTCCACGTGGATCTCGTTGATCGGTTCCCCGTCCTCGATCGACTTGAGGGTGTTGTAGAGGTCCTCGAGCGTTGTTTCATTCATCGTCGGGCACTCCGGCTTCGTCGACGAGAGGACGTAGGTGTTCTTGGGGCGCAGGCGGTTGACGAGGTTGAACTCGGTCCCCACCGCGACCTTCTGATCCTCGGGCAGTTCCGCGATATACTTGATCAACTGCGACGTCGAGCCGGTAAAATCGGCTTCGGCGACGATAGAGGGATCGCATTCGGGGTGAACGGCGATGAGGATTCCAGGGTACTTTTTGCGGTAGAAACGGATATCGTCGACGCTGAAGAGCTGGTGCACCGAACAGAAGCCGTCGTAACAGATGATGTCGGCGTCGGCAAGGTTCTCGTCGATCCCGATGACGGCGGATTTGAGCCCCATCATGTTCGCGATGTTCTGCCCCAGGCAGCGGTCAGGCACGAAAAGGATCTTCTTGCCCTCTTTCAGGGCCGTCTCGATGATCATCTTCGCGTTGGAGCTCGTGCAGACCATCCCGCCCATTTTGCCGACCTTGGCCTTGACATCCGCGTTGGAGTTGATGTAGGTGATCGGCAGGATGTTCTCTTTGGCGATTCCCGCCGCTTCCATTTTCTTGACGGATTCGTCGTAGTAGAGACTGTCGATCATCCGGGCCATGGCACAGCAGGCGATCTTGGGCATGACGACCCTTTTCTCCGGGCTGAGCACTTTGACGCTCTGGCCCATGAATCCGACCCCGCAGAAGACGACAAACTCGCTGTCGTCCGCCATCGTCTTCTTGGCCAGTTCCAGCGAGTCGCCGGTAATATCGCCCATTTCAAAGACTTCGTCGCGCTGGTAGAAGTGTGCGACGACCGTGACGCTCAGCTTCTCCTTGAGCGCGCGGATCTTCGCTTTGAGTTCTTCGGTGTTATCCGTCAAATCATCTCCCCTCTTTGTCTGGTATCGGGCCGCCGCCAGCGGTGCGCCGCCCGGAATATTAATGGAATTATAACCAAAGCGTCGTTACCATATCCCTTATAATTCATATCTACTCTCAAGGGCCCGTTTTTATGGACTTCCTCTTCAATTCCAACGTACAGTTCTACCTGCTGGCTTATTTCGTAGGCGGTATCCCCTTCGGACTGGTCCTGGCCAAGTTCTTCGCCGGCGTCAACATCAAAGCGAGCGGCTCGAAGAGCATCGGCGCGACGAACGTCCTGCGCGTCGTCAAAGAGACCAACCCCGCCCTCGCCAAGAAACTGGGGATCGCGACGCTGCTCCTCGATGCCCTCAAAGGGGTCGTCGTCTTATTGATCGCGAAAGCATTCGGCATGAGCGAAGCGGCCCAGTGGGCCGTAGCCGTCCTGGCCGTCGCCGGCCACTGTTTCAGCCCCTACCTCTGGTTTGAAGGGGGCAAAGGGATCGCGACGGGCATGGGCGTCATGCTCGTCATGCTGCCGCTCGAGACGCTGATTGCCCTGGCGGTCTGGGGGATCATGGCCAAAACGGTCCGTATCTCCTCCGTCTCGTCGCTGACCGGCGTGCTTGCGCTGCTCGTCTCCAGCTTCATTCTCCACCCGGAGATGGCGCACGCCCCGGTCATCCTGATCGTCGTGCTGCTCTTTTACAAACATATCCCCAACATCGTCCGTCTCGTCAAAGGCGAGGAGAAGCGCGTCGTCTGATGACCATCGAGATCCGCGCCCTCACCTTCGACTGCATCATCGGCATCCTCGATTTCGAGCGGGTCACCCCGCAGCGGGTCATCGTGGACACGCTTATTGACTATGACTACGACGGGGAGCAGTTCCTCGACTATGCCGCCGTTGCGGAGCATATCAGAACACGGATGCGCGAGGGAGAGTTCGCCCTTGTCGAAACAGCGCTCCAGGTACTTACCGATACCCTCAAAACATCATTTCCCGTTATAAAAAGCCTCGCTATCACCATCGCAAAACCCGACATTCTCCCCGACTGCAGGGTCTCTGTCACAAAAAAATCCAATTTTTAAAGAAAATTGAAAAAAAGTTTAAAATTTTCTAAAACTGTGCTATACTTCGCGAAAATTTTCAACAGTTAGAGGATTAATGCATGCGCATTTTGATCATTGAAGATGAGATCACACTCAACAAAACTCTTGCCGAAGGGCTCAAAGAGTTTGGATACCAGAGCGACGTCGTTGAGACCCTCAAAGACGGTGAATACTACCTCGATATCCGCAACTATGACCTGATTCTGATGGACTGGATGCTTCCGGACGGAAACAGCATCGACATTATTCCCGACATCAAAGCCAATACACCGAAAACGGCCGTCGTCGTCCTCTCCGCCCGTGACGACAACGAGAGTGAAATCGCCGCGCTTCGCGCCGGTGCGGACGACTTTATCCGCAAGCCCTTCGACTTCGACGTCCTCGTCGCCCGCCTCGAGGCGCGCCTGCGCTTCGGCGGCAGCAACATCATCGAGATCGAAGACCTGATCATCAACCCCGAAGAAGAGAAGATCATCTACAAAGAGAAAGAGATCGAGCTCAAGGGCAAGCCGTTCGAGGTCCTGACGCACCTGGCGCGCCACCGCGACCAGATCGTCTCCAAAGAGCAGCTGCTCGACGCTATCTGGGAAGAGCCGGAACTCGTCACGCCGAACGTCATCGAGGTCGCCATCAACCAGATCCGCCAGAAAATGGACAAACCCCTCAACATCACAACGATTGAAACCGTACGCCGCCGCGGATACCGTTTTTGTTTTCCGAAAGAAGCATAAGAAACCGGTTTCTTATCCAGCTCATCGTCGCTTCGGCGGCGCTGCTGATCATCTTCTCCTCCATCCTCTATTTTTACATCCGGCAGAATATTTACGACGAAAAACAGCTTGAAATGCTGCAGTTTGCAAAGAATATCACTGCGTTTCAGTCCCTCTCCGACACGATGAGCAACGACACCGACCCCCTGCTGGGCGTCAGCGTCGAACTGATCCGCTACGATTCATCCGATACCGAACCGCATTTCTTTGACGATAGCAGCGAGGGGCGCGACTACCTGATCCTCATCTACCCCTTCGAGCAGGCACAGCAGACCTATCTCAAGGTTTCCAAAGATATCAGTACGATGAAAAAGCTGCTCAAAAAGATCCTGCGTTCGATCTTTATCATCAACGCCATCGGCTTTTTCATCATCGTCCTGTATGCCATCGCCCTCTCCAAGATGCTGATCATCCCCATCCGGCAGCTCAGCCACCGTCTGTCCAACATGAACGAGCACCTCGTCCGGCCGATCCGCGTGGAGCACCTGCCCGAAGAGTTCGAACCCCTCGGCATCACGATCAACCGCCTGCTTGGACGGATCCAGAACTTCGTCAAATACCAAAAAGAACTTTTCATCGGTGCCGCGCATGAACTCAAAACCCCGCTGGCGGTCATCAAGCTCAAAAACCAGGTCACCCTGATCAAAAAACGCAGTCCCGAAGAGTATATCGAGGCGATCAAAAAGACCAACGAGACCGTCGACGAGATGAACAAGATCGTCGCCGACATTCTCAATATCGGGCGCCAGGAGGGGGCGCAGCTCGAAGCACCGGTACGCCGGGACATCATAGACATGCTCCGGCGCAAAGGGGAGGATTTTGCCCTGCTGGCCCGTGCCGAACAGAAAATACTCGAATACGACCTCCAGCCCGCAACCTACGAAGCGACGATCCAGGAGGGGCTGCTTAACCAGATCCTGCAGAACTTCCTGCAAAATGCCGTCAAGTTCACCCCCGAAGGGCGTAAAGTCACCTTGACCAGCCGCGCCGAGGGTGAAGACCTCGTGATCAGGGTGATCGACGAGGGGTGCGGGATCGATGACAGCGTCGACCTCTTTGCCCCGTTCAAGCGCCTCGGCAACAAATCCGGCGTCGGGCTGGGACTCTTCCTGGCCAAAAGCGCCGCCGATGCCATGGGGGCGGAGATCTCGCTGCGCAACCGGACCGACGGTGTCGACGGCACGGAAGCGATGCTCATCCTCCGTGCGAAGCTCTGCTGCCCGCTTCCCCTGCCAAAGAAAAAATAGGGCGTACTTTCCGCCCTATTTATCACGAAATCTAATCTCTACAACACCTTTCGGGCGAATACTTTCCGCTTCAAATTCACCAAAGGTTTCTTCTGCTATAACTCGCAATTAAATTACTGACGCTAGCGCGTCAAAGACAAATGAGGTATGTATGTCCCTGCTGATCAACGATGAATGTATCGCCTGCGATGCCTGTAGAGAAGAGTGCCCGACCGAAGCGATTGAAGAGGGGGACCCGATCTACATCATCGACCCCGACCGCTGTACCGAATGCGTCGGTACCTATGACGAACCGGCGTGTATCGCCGTCTGTCCGGTCGACTGTATCGTCCCGGACAAAGACAACGTCGAGACCGTCGCCGAGCTGAAGTTCAAACACGACCAGATCATGGCCGAATACGAGGAGTAAACACTCCTGTTCCCGATCCCTCGGGGTCGGGAATCTTACCCCCTGTGTGCCTGTACCGCAGCTGCCGCCCCTCTGCTTTTCAGGACAAAGTACCCCCACAACGTCACGCCGTAACCGAAGATACTCAGCATAACGACGCCTATTGTCACCGATTCAAAGAGCGCCTTATGGGCAAAGCTGTCGGGGATCATGTGCACGAGGATAATCGAGAGTGCCCCCTTCATCCCGCTGAAGGTGAGGATGAACCACCCCTCGAACCCCACCGGTTTGATCAGATTGAACCGGTGGCCGAAGAGGGCGAACTTCGCCATGGAGAGTGCCCGGATCAGCGTCGTCGCGGCGAACATGGCAAGGATCTCGTACCGGTAATACCAGAGCTGTTCATAATCGACCATTTCCGCCAGGGTAAAGAAGATCATGACCGTCGCTAGGTAGCCGAACTCCTTTGCCATCTCGAAAATATACTCCAGGCGCTGTTCCGTCGTCGCCTGATAGCCGCCGAAACGGAGCTGATGATAGAGCTGCTCAAGCCGGTAACTTTTCGTTTTGCGCGCCTCACGGGCTTCGCTGCGCCGCAGATCGGCATCGATCCATGCCTTCGTGGCAATGATGGCCGCGATGAGGGTCAGGATCCCGCTGACGTGCAGCTCTTCGCCCAGCACGTAGGCCGCATACCCTTCGACGACGAAGATAAAGAACTCCCCGCGCTGGTGCTCGACCAGCTTCATCAGCAGGTAGAACCCGAACCCCATCGCGATCCCGAGGCCGAGACTGACCGCGAAGACCCGCAGCGCGTCGAACGAAGCCGCTGCCGGGTCAATCGACCCGTTCAGCATCCACGGCAGCCCGACGAAGAAGAAGGCGATGACTGCCGTGGCGTCATTGCCGAGCGATTCGCCCTCGATCAGCACCTTGAGGTCGTGACCGATCCCCTCGAAGCGCGACAGCACCGACTGCACGCTCACCGCATCGGTCGCCATGTTGATCGCAAACAGCGCCACATAGCCACCCAGGCTCAGCGGGGCGAAGAGTTCCAACTGGTACAGGCTCGCTCCCGCCGCGATGGAGAGCGCCACGGCGAAGACCGCCAGGTAGAAGATTTCGAAGCCGAAACGCCGCACATCCGCAAAATGCAGGTGCAGCGCATCCCCCATAAAGATGAGCGGGATACAGAGCAGAATCACGGTATCGAAGTGGAGCCGCAGATCGAGCGGTACGGCAGCGGGCAGCAGGTGGTAGACGAGGTAGGAGCCGATCAGCAGTAAAAAGACGGCGGGGACCTTCAGACGGTCGGCCAGTGTATCGGAGATGACAACCACGGCCAAGAGGGTGATCAGCATGATTTCGGGGGCAAAAGAGTGCATGGACCTTCCTGTTTTCGCCATTATAGCGTGTCAACCGGGCGCCTGAAGCCTGCAACAATGAGGCCCTTGCCCGCCT is a genomic window of Sulfurimonas sp. HSL1-2 containing:
- a CDS encoding YfhL family 4Fe-4S dicluster ferredoxin, which codes for MSLLINDECIACDACREECPTEAIEEGDPIYIIDPDRCTECVGTYDEPACIAVCPVDCIVPDKDNVETVAELKFKHDQIMAEYEE
- a CDS encoding cation:proton antiporter, which gives rise to MHSFAPEIMLITLLAVVVISDTLADRLKVPAVFLLLIGSYLVYHLLPAAVPLDLRLHFDTVILLCIPLIFMGDALHLHFADVRRFGFEIFYLAVFAVALSIAAGASLYQLELFAPLSLGGYVALFAINMATDAVSVQSVLSRFEGIGHDLKVLIEGESLGNDATAVIAFFFVGLPWMLNGSIDPAAASFDALRVFAVSLGLGIAMGFGFYLLMKLVEHQRGEFFIFVVEGYAAYVLGEELHVSGILTLIAAIIATKAWIDADLRRSEAREARKTKSYRLEQLYHQLRFGGYQATTEQRLEYIFEMAKEFGYLATVMIFFTLAEMVDYEQLWYYRYEILAMFAATTLIRALSMAKFALFGHRFNLIKPVGFEGWFILTFSGMKGALSIILVHMIPDSFAHKALFESVTIGVVMLSIFGYGVTLWGYFVLKSRGAAAAVQAHRG